One Prolixibacteraceae bacterium DNA segment encodes these proteins:
- a CDS encoding pyridoxal phosphate-dependent aminotransferase family protein, translated as MDIFEKIKTDKGNIGQYQKQAHGYFSFPKLEGEIGPRMKFRGKEVLTWSLNNYIGLANHPEVRKADAEAAAEYGMAYPMGARMMSGQTSKHEELEKQLADFVGKPDAFLLNFGYQGMVSIIDAVVSRNDVIVYDAESHACILDGVRLHMGKRYVYQHNDMDSLRKQLNHATRLTEKTGGGILVITEGVFGMAGDLGKLDEIVALKNEYKFRLLVDDAHGFGTMGPTGAGAGEHFGVTKDIDLYFGTFAKSMAGIGAFVACEEEVCDYLRYNMRSQTFAKSLPMPMVMGSLKRLELLRNETSLRENLWKIVNALQSGLREADFDLGITNSPVTPVYLSGSVPEGTNVVMDLRENYNLFCSIVVYPVIPKGQLLLRLIPTAMHTLEDVEYTIKAFVEVKKKLEEGKYSKTQMANVF; from the coding sequence GTGGATATTTTTGAAAAAATAAAAACCGACAAAGGTAATATTGGCCAGTATCAGAAACAGGCTCATGGTTACTTTTCTTTTCCTAAACTAGAGGGAGAGATTGGACCTCGTATGAAATTCCGAGGAAAAGAAGTTTTAACTTGGAGTTTGAATAACTACATTGGATTGGCAAACCATCCTGAAGTTCGCAAAGCAGATGCTGAAGCGGCAGCAGAATATGGAATGGCTTATCCAATGGGAGCTAGAATGATGTCAGGCCAGACAAGCAAACACGAAGAGCTAGAAAAGCAACTTGCTGATTTCGTAGGAAAACCAGATGCATTCTTGTTAAACTTTGGTTACCAAGGAATGGTTTCAATCATCGATGCAGTTGTCAGTAGAAACGATGTGATCGTTTACGACGCAGAGTCTCATGCTTGTATTCTAGATGGTGTACGCCTTCATATGGGGAAACGCTACGTTTACCAACATAATGACATGGATAGCCTTAGAAAGCAGTTGAATCACGCAACTCGCTTAACAGAAAAGACAGGTGGAGGAATCCTTGTTATAACTGAAGGGGTATTCGGAATGGCAGGAGACCTTGGAAAACTTGATGAGATCGTTGCATTGAAGAATGAATACAAGTTTCGTCTTTTAGTTGACGATGCTCATGGATTCGGAACAATGGGACCTACTGGTGCAGGTGCAGGAGAACACTTTGGTGTAACTAAAGACATCGACTTATATTTCGGTACTTTTGCTAAATCGATGGCTGGTATTGGAGCATTTGTTGCATGTGAAGAGGAAGTTTGTGATTACTTACGATACAATATGAGAAGTCAGACTTTCGCTAAATCTCTTCCTATGCCTATGGTTATGGGATCACTGAAACGTCTTGAACTCCTTCGTAACGAGACTTCACTAAGAGAGAATCTTTGGAAGATCGTAAATGCACTTCAAAGTGGTTTACGTGAAGCAGATTTTGATCTTGGTATTACGAATTCTCCAGTAACTCCAGTTTATCTTTCAGGTAGTGTTCCTGAAGGTACTAATGTTGTAATGGACTTAAGAGAGAACTATAATCTTTTCTGTTCTATCGTTGTATACCCTGTTATTCCTAAAGGACAATTGTTGTTAAGACTTATTCCTACAGCAATGCACACTTTGGAAGATGTAGAGTACACAATTAAGGCATTTGTTGAAGTGAAAAAGAAACTTGAAGAAGGTAAATACTCAAAAACACAAATGGCTAATGTTTTTTAA
- the bamD gene encoding outer membrane protein assembly factor BamD — protein MNRIFRFLLIAFSVVIVVSCGEYQKVLKSTDYEYKYKKAREYYDAKQYAKSVTLYEELVPIYSGTSKAAESYYYFAKSYLGQKDYYSAAMYFRSVLEKYPRSEYAQESQFLVGYCFYKLSPYVRLDQSDTNIAISALTRYMMLYPETENAKEAEHMVQKLNEKLVYKAYLNATLYYDLEDYKAAVVSLNQCLRDYPKSTYEEDLMYKLFRSKYLLGKNSVVEKKRKRMMNAMDEYYRFIDAFPNSKHRKEVDRAFANIKKMLNLKEEDLNIK, from the coding sequence ATGAATCGTATTTTTCGTTTTTTATTGATCGCATTTTCAGTGGTTATTGTTGTCTCTTGTGGAGAGTATCAAAAGGTGCTAAAAAGTACTGATTATGAGTATAAGTATAAAAAGGCACGTGAGTATTATGATGCCAAACAGTATGCTAAGTCTGTAACTCTATATGAAGAGTTGGTACCTATCTATAGTGGTACAAGTAAAGCTGCTGAGTCTTATTACTATTTTGCCAAGAGTTATCTTGGACAAAAAGACTATTATAGTGCAGCGATGTACTTTCGTTCTGTCTTGGAGAAATATCCTCGTTCAGAATATGCTCAAGAATCACAGTTCTTGGTGGGTTACTGTTTTTATAAATTGTCTCCTTATGTGCGATTGGATCAGTCGGATACCAATATTGCAATAAGTGCATTGACAAGATATATGATGTTGTATCCAGAGACTGAAAATGCAAAGGAAGCGGAGCATATGGTTCAGAAATTGAATGAGAAGTTGGTTTATAAAGCGTATCTTAATGCAACGTTATATTATGACTTAGAGGATTATAAAGCCGCAGTTGTGTCACTTAATCAGTGCTTGCGTGATTATCCAAAGTCGACGTATGAAGAAGATTTGATGTATAAGCTTTTCCGTTCAAAGTATTTGTTGGGGAAAAATAGTGTGGTAGAGAAGAAGAGAAAGAGAATGATGAATGCGATGGATGAATATTATCGTTTCATTGATGCTTTCCCAAATAGCAAACATCGTAAAGAGGTGGATAGAGCATTTGCGAATATCAAAAAGATGTTGAACCTAAAAGAAGAAGATTTAAATATCAAATAA
- a CDS encoding efflux RND transporter permease subunit, producing the protein MMRRSTFSTILFFVVLSLIGLVASRHLDLRLMPSRTSKKVSVYFYWPNATSRTIEQEITSKIESSLSTLQGVKEIESRTNEGGGSVTISLKKAVDLEMFEFQALSVLRRVYRSFPDGVSFPSLKVGGVEKEKPILRVQLIAKSLQNEIYHYVEKHVIPKLGVVEGVQSVILYGKNRMVWNIEYKTDVCDILGVTPQRISQALSMHLKSFQVGVMETKSHYAVQVWLRTKVSPKSTLANIPIEIHKGRQILLGDVADIYRAPVTSRQVVHVDGKQVVSFTVVPEEGVNQLVLERTVLSEIDKLQKELPEDWKFKLTYNAAELLRESLTTMLYRTFLSLLLLFLFVWWVTRSGRYLFYVVVSLFVNISIAIGFYRLFGVEVHMYALAGFTISLGMVIDNTIVMIDHLRYKGGMQVFWAILAATLTTIGALSVIFFQSESVQLILKDFSWVVIIHLALSLVIALYLIPALMDRFPIKTSHSRKRVGRQRIQVRFAGYYKQLLLFLRRYRWASLVLMIWAFGLPVYLLPSSLEENVPMHSLYNKIFQSEWFQENRYSIEKYLGGTFYQFHEAIEQGHRDDKVEETKLILSCENREGGTYEHLKQIAYRVERHLAKYHEIKTFITTLSNPDRFDIEVYFTPKGENSPLPFTVKKDLEVFGVVTGGVNWTVRGVGKAYAKMPETEIPDQVIELHGYEYDQLMKYANDLVLAMKCHERVKKVKVAGETGWMIVKKEGRKLKMDRAKLNERGVQLSQLYRALTKHTRKHRYTIQTPWLKTQQMSLFSDQYNRYDIWSLQHEYIDGDYGYVPLGSVMTMEEGSIVFPVLKKNQQYLLYVNFTFQGSDKTMEKIIGADIQSIQSEMPMGFTVDFKDYNQQWYEEDPVLLWLSIALFIIFVICTVLLESIRQPLSVLMVLPLSFTGVFFMFGTLKLPCDYGGYASFIMLSGIAVNAALYIMNDYNSFKKRYSDRGSLFCFMKAVHYKISPIMLTILSTVLGLIPFLLFQKGEVFWYSFAIGTIGGLLFSVVAIFFILPLFILPKGVSSRR; encoded by the coding sequence ATGATGAGACGTTCCACATTCTCCACGATACTGTTCTTTGTTGTCCTCTCCTTGATAGGACTGGTTGCAAGTAGACACCTAGATCTTCGTTTGATGCCATCAAGAACATCGAAAAAGGTTTCGGTATATTTTTATTGGCCTAATGCCACTTCGCGTACTATTGAGCAAGAGATTACCTCTAAAATAGAGTCTTCCTTGTCTACACTCCAAGGGGTGAAGGAGATAGAGTCGCGTACGAATGAGGGAGGAGGAAGTGTGACGATCTCTTTAAAGAAGGCCGTAGACTTAGAGATGTTTGAATTTCAAGCACTATCTGTCCTACGCCGAGTATATCGATCTTTTCCGGATGGGGTCTCTTTCCCGTCTTTGAAGGTGGGAGGAGTAGAGAAGGAGAAACCGATATTACGAGTTCAGTTGATCGCTAAAAGCCTTCAGAATGAAATTTACCACTATGTAGAGAAACATGTAATCCCAAAATTGGGTGTGGTTGAGGGGGTTCAATCGGTGATACTGTATGGGAAGAATCGTATGGTGTGGAACATTGAATATAAAACAGATGTTTGTGATATCTTAGGGGTGACTCCCCAAAGAATAAGTCAAGCACTCTCTATGCATCTTAAGAGTTTTCAAGTAGGGGTTATGGAGACTAAGAGTCACTATGCGGTTCAAGTTTGGCTTCGAACAAAAGTTTCCCCAAAGAGTACATTAGCCAATATTCCAATCGAGATTCATAAAGGGAGACAGATTTTATTGGGAGATGTAGCGGATATTTATCGAGCTCCTGTGACTTCTCGACAAGTGGTACATGTGGATGGCAAGCAGGTTGTCTCTTTTACTGTTGTTCCAGAAGAGGGAGTCAATCAGTTGGTGTTAGAACGCACTGTATTGAGTGAAATAGATAAACTTCAAAAGGAGTTGCCAGAAGATTGGAAGTTTAAATTAACATATAATGCAGCGGAGCTCCTTCGAGAGTCTCTTACTACGATGCTTTACCGTACCTTTCTTTCGTTGCTTTTGTTGTTTTTATTTGTATGGTGGGTAACACGTAGTGGACGCTATCTCTTTTATGTGGTGGTTTCCTTATTTGTGAATATTTCTATTGCGATAGGATTCTATCGTCTGTTTGGAGTAGAGGTTCATATGTATGCTTTGGCTGGTTTTACCATCTCTTTGGGAATGGTGATTGACAACACCATTGTGATGATTGATCATCTTCGATATAAAGGGGGAATGCAGGTCTTTTGGGCTATATTGGCAGCAACTTTAACTACGATTGGTGCTTTGTCTGTTATCTTCTTCCAGTCGGAGTCAGTACAGCTTATATTAAAAGATTTTTCTTGGGTTGTGATTATCCATTTGGCTCTCTCACTAGTCATTGCACTGTATTTGATTCCTGCACTCATGGATCGTTTTCCAATAAAAACATCGCATAGTAGAAAAAGGGTAGGGAGACAGCGAATTCAGGTTCGTTTCGCGGGGTATTACAAGCAACTTCTGCTCTTCTTGCGTCGTTATCGTTGGGCTTCTTTGGTGTTGATGATTTGGGCTTTTGGACTGCCTGTATATCTTTTGCCATCTTCTTTAGAAGAGAATGTTCCTATGCACTCTTTATACAATAAAATATTTCAGTCTGAATGGTTTCAGGAGAACCGATATAGCATAGAGAAGTATTTAGGAGGTACGTTTTATCAATTCCATGAAGCGATTGAGCAGGGACATCGTGATGATAAAGTGGAGGAGACAAAGTTGATACTCTCTTGTGAGAATAGGGAAGGGGGAACTTATGAGCATTTAAAACAGATTGCTTATAGAGTGGAACGTCATTTGGCAAAATATCATGAAATTAAGACGTTTATTACGACCCTATCAAATCCTGATCGATTTGATATAGAGGTATATTTCACTCCTAAAGGAGAGAACAGCCCTTTGCCTTTTACGGTAAAAAAAGATTTGGAAGTGTTTGGCGTGGTGACAGGTGGAGTAAACTGGACTGTGAGAGGTGTCGGAAAAGCGTATGCGAAGATGCCTGAGACAGAGATTCCTGATCAGGTGATCGAACTGCATGGTTATGAGTATGATCAGTTGATGAAATATGCCAATGATTTAGTTCTTGCGATGAAGTGTCATGAGCGAGTTAAAAAAGTGAAAGTAGCGGGAGAGACTGGTTGGATGATTGTGAAGAAGGAGGGGCGGAAACTTAAAATGGATAGAGCAAAATTGAATGAAAGGGGTGTGCAACTTTCACAACTATATCGTGCTTTAACCAAACATACGAGGAAGCATCGTTACACTATTCAGACTCCATGGTTAAAGACCCAGCAGATGTCGCTATTTTCTGATCAGTATAATAGATATGATATATGGAGCCTACAGCATGAATATATCGACGGAGATTATGGTTATGTTCCTTTGGGAAGTGTGATGACTATGGAGGAAGGATCAATTGTATTTCCGGTATTAAAGAAGAATCAACAATACCTTCTGTATGTGAATTTTACATTTCAGGGGAGTGATAAGACGATGGAGAAGATTATTGGTGCGGACATACAGTCTATTCAGAGTGAAATGCCTATGGGGTTTACTGTTGACTTCAAAGATTATAATCAACAGTGGTATGAGGAGGATCCTGTTCTTTTGTGGTTGTCTATCGCTTTGTTTATCATCTTTGTTATCTGCACTGTATTGCTTGAATCCATTCGACAGCCCCTTAGTGTGTTGATGGTTTTGCCATTGAGCTTTACCGGTGTATTTTTTATGTTTGGAACTTTGAAGTTGCCTTGTGATTATGGGGGGTATGCTTCGTTTATCATGCTGAGTGGGATTGCGGTGAATGCTGCGCTTTATATCATGAATGACTATAATTCATTTAAGAAAAGGTATTCGGATAGAGGGAGTCTTTTCTGTTTTATGAAAGCAGTGCATTATAAGATCTCTCCAATCATGCTTACGATACTATCTACTGTTTTAGGTTTGATCCCGTTCTTACTGTTCCAAAAAGGAGAGGTATTTTGGTACTCTTTTGCAATTGGAACCATTGGAGGATTGCTATTCTCTGTAGTTGCTATCTTTTTTATTTTGCCACTCTTTATACTACCTAAGGGTGTTTCTAGTAGAAGGTAA
- a CDS encoding flavin reductase, translating into MSWKKKSDLPTEKESQIIDAYLKPSYGIYVVSSASDRGKAAYLANCVFQVSAFPPLFAFCSNHDNDTTKHIEESQKFAISVMTQALSKEQITTFGYTHSDQNNKFDQVEHIIQEDIPIVTENCNAWFLCKVEKSMDIGTHQLYIGSIIDYALSDTDIESLTYAQYQAMKHGFSPKNSPTHIKLHKEEPKKEETPKEDTNQPKTKPKQMRCEICGYVYDESDPEHEHTFDELSGEWTCPVCNAPKDDFVEI; encoded by the coding sequence ATGAGTTGGAAGAAAAAAAGCGATCTACCCACAGAAAAAGAGAGTCAAATAATAGATGCATATCTTAAACCATCTTATGGTATATATGTAGTATCCTCCGCATCGGATAGAGGGAAAGCAGCCTATCTAGCAAACTGTGTTTTTCAAGTATCTGCATTCCCTCCTCTGTTTGCTTTTTGTAGCAACCACGATAACGACACAACAAAACATATTGAAGAGAGTCAGAAATTTGCCATTTCTGTTATGACTCAGGCACTCTCCAAAGAGCAGATTACCACCTTTGGATACACCCACAGTGACCAAAACAATAAGTTTGACCAGGTGGAACACATCATACAAGAAGATATTCCTATTGTAACGGAAAACTGCAATGCATGGTTTCTATGCAAAGTAGAGAAGTCAATGGATATTGGAACCCACCAACTCTATATCGGCTCGATTATAGACTATGCGCTCTCCGACACGGATATTGAATCTTTGACCTATGCACAATATCAAGCGATGAAACATGGTTTCTCTCCTAAAAATTCTCCAACACATATCAAGTTACATAAAGAAGAGCCGAAAAAAGAGGAGACTCCTAAAGAGGATACAAACCAACCAAAAACAAAACCCAAGCAGATGCGTTGCGAAATCTGTGGATATGTATATGACGAATCCGATCCCGAACACGAGCACACCTTCGATGAATTATCCGGCGAATGGACATGCCCTGTTTGTAATGCGCCTAAAGATGATTTCGTAGAGATCTAA
- a CDS encoding carboxypeptidase-like regulatory domain-containing protein, which translates to MPYCTISTDDGRKTISNKDGNFSIKCNQKTTYITISYIGYKPQSITLDKIGSTILLEQNQISLDEIIVRPLDKDKLMKDLITKSAMIKLENAHIRTNFFYRQMTYTNKQCNEILETYIAANPYIHLDHISLITGRYAKLKDQDSIQYLTFNNFFQATTMTPISEGHISRKKIITPISINYTRFYNTKIISYKTEDSEIYEIIFTPKKKVKRAIVEGSVWINPQYLTILKYKGTIKSSLITPGQKHEKILFSNLSFEILYNDSETE; encoded by the coding sequence ATTCCCTATTGTACAATCTCAACCGATGATGGAAGAAAAACAATCTCTAATAAGGATGGAAACTTCTCCATTAAATGCAATCAAAAGACAACTTATATCACCATCTCATACATTGGATATAAACCCCAATCCATTACATTAGATAAAATAGGATCAACCATACTTTTAGAGCAGAATCAAATAAGTCTCGATGAAATTATTGTAAGACCGTTAGACAAAGACAAACTCATGAAAGATCTTATTACTAAATCAGCAATGATAAAGCTAGAAAATGCCCATATAAGGACCAATTTCTTCTATCGACAGATGACCTATACCAATAAACAGTGTAATGAGATCCTAGAAACATATATTGCGGCAAACCCCTATATTCACTTAGACCACATATCGCTTATTACGGGAAGGTATGCCAAGTTAAAAGATCAAGACTCAATTCAATACCTAACTTTCAACAATTTTTTTCAAGCGACTACGATGACTCCTATAAGTGAAGGTCATATATCTAGAAAGAAGATTATAACACCAATCAGCATAAACTACACAAGATTTTATAATACAAAGATTATATCATACAAAACTGAAGATTCTGAGATTTACGAAATAATATTTACCCCTAAGAAGAAAGTAAAAAGAGCTATTGTAGAGGGGAGTGTTTGGATCAATCCCCAATATCTCACCATTCTTAAATACAAAGGAACCATAAAAAGCAGCTTAATAACGCCAGGACAAAAGCATGAAAAGATTCTATTCTCTAATCTATCCTTTGAAATATTGTATAACGATAGCGAAACCGAATGA
- the trxB gene encoding thioredoxin-disulfide reductase produces MSDTNVTNVERVKCLIVGSGPAGYTAAIYAARANMSPVLYEGLQPGGQLTTTTEVENFPGYPEGVTGPVLMEDLKKQASRFGADMRWGIVTDVTFEGDIHKVVVDGATTIEAETVIIATGASAKYLGLEDEKKYAGSGVSACATCDGFFYRGKDIAVVGGGDTALEEAMYLSNLCKKVYLIVRRDELRASKVMQERLEKTENIEVLWKHQTVGLTGDGVVEGAVLVKNKGEENEENVEIKIDGFFLAIGHNPNSEVFKKYINTDEVGYILTEGVTSKTNVPGVFACGDVMDNSYRQAITAAGSGCKAALDAERYLAEKA; encoded by the coding sequence ATGAGCGATACAAATGTAACAAACGTTGAGAGAGTAAAGTGTTTGATTGTTGGATCTGGTCCTGCTGGTTATACTGCCGCTATTTACGCTGCTAGAGCGAATATGAGCCCAGTATTGTATGAAGGTTTGCAACCTGGTGGTCAGTTAACAACGACAACTGAGGTGGAGAATTTTCCTGGTTATCCTGAGGGAGTTACTGGTCCAGTGTTAATGGAGGATCTTAAGAAACAAGCTTCTCGTTTCGGTGCGGATATGCGTTGGGGAATTGTTACAGATGTTACTTTTGAAGGGGATATTCATAAAGTAGTTGTGGATGGTGCTACAACCATTGAGGCTGAAACGGTAATTATCGCAACAGGTGCTTCTGCAAAGTATCTTGGTTTGGAAGATGAAAAGAAATATGCTGGTTCTGGGGTTTCTGCATGTGCTACTTGTGATGGTTTTTTCTATAGAGGAAAAGATATTGCTGTGGTAGGTGGTGGAGATACTGCTTTAGAAGAGGCTATGTATCTATCAAACTTGTGTAAAAAAGTATATCTAATTGTACGTCGTGATGAATTGAGAGCTTCTAAAGTGATGCAAGAGCGTCTAGAGAAGACTGAAAACATTGAGGTTCTTTGGAAGCATCAAACAGTAGGTCTTACTGGAGATGGTGTGGTAGAAGGAGCTGTCTTGGTGAAAAACAAAGGAGAAGAGAATGAGGAGAATGTAGAGATTAAAATTGATGGATTTTTCTTGGCTATTGGACATAATCCAAACTCAGAAGTATTTAAGAAGTATATTAATACAGATGAAGTTGGTTATATCTTAACTGAAGGAGTTACTTCAAAAACAAATGTACCTGGAGTATTTGCTTGTGGTGATGTGATGGATAATAGCTATCGTCAAGCAATTACTGCTGCTGGTTCTGGTTGTAAAGCCGCTTTAGATGCAGAGCGTTATTTGGCAGAAAAAGCTTAA
- a CDS encoding efflux RND transporter permease subunit codes for MHKEIVRRPIAVGMVFLSLAILGVVSLLKLPIAMLPKVSIPQITVRTQMADASATVLEQQVVQNLRNSLMQLPHLKDIHSDSRDGSGTISLRFYYGTDIDRAFVATHEKIDRTLSMLPKELERPQVMKASVTDLPVCYIQVTPRDSVTSTNFLALSKFVHSVVLRRLEQIPEVAMVDQSGVMRSQIVLIPNSPMLQMHHITMDDLERYLRNSQVHCNDLRVVDGAYEFFFSYNGSIQTRADLEKLYYKHEGVTIPLKELVSIEERMVPHQGLVLDGGKRAISLAVIQKSEARFQDLKASLNEVMNDLTAAYPSLHFEVNRDQTTLLSYAIENLKQSLWIGALLAVIVMFFFMKDFRVSLLMTITIPISLVICFMGFYWLHITMNLISISGLILGVGMMIDNAIIVMDNITQHRERGASLEDACVVGASEVFKPMLSSALTTCAVFVPLIFLSGISGALFYDQAMAITLGLGISLLVSVTFLPVVYRLIFQHDTKVDFKETHWVEKLIDIYERCMIFCMRRRGLILSLSLVVMVAGGWIGVMLPKQMIPTVAQNEFGVKISWNRPVTLVENRNRVTQILDGVKDKTTMSVAYVGTQDFVMFQGDATGVGDAMLYLSTAQSDSLDVVAQMIVDGIYDVYPEASVSVVPSENFLTLFLGGEQAPVQARFLLDDMENISPLHEVWDGLENLSALDTVPEISLKEVCQIELDPIKMQAWSIDPQQVEKMLKRTLGQETILTVSEGVSRVPVVLTMPRQKDFDFMNKGCVLNGQGDPIPLSHIAKGLAIERLKNIEGGTVGSYYPLDINHVEQLKDANLLMSAINKVVDRVKNVSVVYGGSIWERDSMINELIGVFVVSLLLLYLIMTIQFESFVLPFIVLVEVPIDLFGVMGMLWIFGQSINLMSLIGVVVMSGIIINDSILKIDTIQALMIQEHMSLYRALLVGGRRRFKSIVMTSLTTIFAMIPFLFGSGIGNDLQVPLAISVIGGMTLGTLVSLFVVPLLFVLVMKRRRNGKRRIYGESKNVSL; via the coding sequence ATGCATAAAGAAATTGTTCGACGCCCTATTGCTGTTGGGATGGTATTTCTATCTCTTGCCATTCTGGGAGTGGTATCTTTGTTGAAGTTGCCTATTGCGATGTTGCCTAAAGTGAGTATTCCTCAGATCACTGTCAGAACACAAATGGCTGATGCTAGTGCTACAGTCCTTGAGCAGCAAGTGGTACAAAACTTGAGAAATAGTTTGATGCAGTTACCACATCTTAAAGATATTCATAGTGATAGTCGTGATGGGTCTGGAACGATCTCTTTGCGTTTCTACTATGGAACGGATATTGATAGAGCTTTTGTCGCAACCCACGAGAAGATTGATAGAACGTTGTCTATGTTACCTAAAGAGTTGGAACGTCCACAAGTGATGAAAGCGAGTGTCACGGATCTGCCTGTTTGTTATATTCAAGTAACGCCCCGTGATTCTGTTACCTCTACAAATTTTTTAGCACTGTCTAAATTCGTTCATTCTGTTGTGTTGCGTCGTTTAGAGCAGATTCCTGAGGTGGCAATGGTGGACCAGTCAGGTGTTATGCGTTCACAGATTGTATTGATCCCCAATAGTCCGATGTTGCAAATGCATCATATAACCATGGATGACCTTGAACGTTATCTGCGCAACTCACAAGTACATTGTAATGACTTGAGGGTGGTGGATGGAGCATATGAGTTCTTTTTTAGTTATAATGGCAGTATCCAAACTAGAGCGGATTTAGAAAAGCTGTATTATAAACATGAAGGGGTTACGATTCCTTTAAAAGAACTTGTCTCTATTGAAGAGCGAATGGTTCCTCACCAAGGATTGGTATTAGATGGAGGGAAAAGAGCAATCTCTTTGGCTGTCATTCAGAAGTCTGAAGCGAGATTTCAGGATTTAAAGGCATCGTTAAATGAGGTGATGAATGATTTGACCGCTGCTTACCCTTCTTTGCACTTCGAAGTAAATCGCGACCAAACGACCCTCCTCTCCTATGCGATAGAGAATTTGAAACAGAGTTTATGGATAGGAGCACTCTTGGCAGTGATTGTAATGTTTTTCTTTATGAAGGATTTTCGGGTCTCTCTCTTGATGACTATCACGATTCCAATCAGTTTGGTTATCTGTTTTATGGGGTTCTATTGGCTTCATATTACCATGAACTTAATCTCTATTTCAGGGCTCATCTTGGGGGTTGGGATGATGATAGACAATGCCATCATTGTAATGGATAATATTACACAACATCGAGAGCGTGGTGCTTCTTTAGAAGATGCATGTGTGGTGGGAGCATCCGAGGTGTTCAAACCGATGCTTAGTTCGGCATTGACGACATGTGCGGTTTTTGTTCCATTGATTTTTTTAAGTGGGATATCAGGGGCGCTATTTTATGATCAAGCGATGGCTATCACTTTGGGTTTAGGGATTTCTCTATTGGTGTCTGTTACATTTCTTCCTGTGGTCTATCGTCTGATTTTTCAACACGATACGAAAGTAGACTTTAAAGAGACCCATTGGGTTGAGAAATTAATAGATATTTATGAGCGATGTATGATCTTCTGTATGCGAAGACGCGGTTTGATTTTGAGTCTTTCGTTGGTTGTAATGGTTGCCGGGGGGTGGATTGGTGTAATGCTACCAAAGCAGATGATTCCCACCGTAGCACAAAATGAATTTGGGGTAAAGATCTCTTGGAACCGTCCCGTTACCCTCGTCGAGAATCGTAACCGTGTGACCCAAATATTAGATGGTGTAAAAGATAAAACGACCATGTCTGTGGCTTATGTTGGGACTCAAGACTTTGTGATGTTTCAAGGAGATGCCACTGGAGTTGGAGATGCCATGCTCTATCTATCGACTGCTCAATCGGATAGTTTGGATGTGGTTGCCCAGATGATTGTGGATGGGATTTATGATGTGTATCCTGAAGCGTCAGTTTCTGTAGTTCCTTCAGAGAACTTTCTAACCCTCTTCCTCGGTGGAGAACAGGCCCCCGTGCAAGCCCGATTTTTATTGGATGATATGGAGAATATTTCTCCTTTGCATGAGGTGTGGGATGGTTTAGAGAATCTTTCAGCTTTAGACACAGTTCCAGAGATCTCACTAAAGGAGGTGTGTCAGATTGAGTTAGATCCTATAAAGATGCAGGCTTGGAGTATTGATCCACAACAAGTCGAGAAGATGTTAAAGAGAACGCTTGGTCAGGAGACTATTTTAACTGTCTCAGAAGGAGTTTCTCGTGTTCCAGTGGTGTTGACCATGCCGAGGCAAAAAGATTTTGATTTTATGAATAAAGGATGTGTCTTGAATGGTCAAGGAGATCCTATTCCACTATCACATATTGCAAAGGGGCTTGCCATAGAGCGTCTTAAAAATATAGAGGGAGGTACTGTGGGTAGCTATTACCCTTTGGATATAAACCATGTAGAACAGTTGAAGGATGCCAATTTATTGATGTCCGCTATAAACAAGGTTGTAGATCGGGTGAAGAATGTTTCTGTAGTCTATGGAGGAAGTATATGGGAGAGAGACTCTATGATAAATGAATTGATTGGGGTATTTGTGGTATCCTTACTTCTCCTTTATTTGATAATGACCATCCAGTTTGAATCATTCGTATTGCCATTTATCGTTTTGGTGGAGGTCCCTATTGATCTTTTTGGAGTGATGGGAATGCTTTGGATTTTTGGTCAGTCTATCAACTTGATGTCTTTAATCGGAGTCGTCGTGATGAGTGGTATTATCATCAATGACTCTATCCTTAAAATTGATACGATACAAGCATTGATGATACAAGAGCATATGTCGCTATATAGAGCTTTGCTTGTGGGTGGAAGACGTCGTTTCAAGTCTATTGTGATGACCAGTCTTACCACCATTTTTGCAATGATTCCATTTCTCTTTGGTAGTGGTATCGGAAATGACCTTCAAGTTCCACTTGCAATATCTGTAATTGGGGGAATGACTTTGGGTACATTGGTCAGTCTTTTTGTGGTTCCACTTCTTTTTGTCTTGGTAATGAAGCGTAGGAGGAATGGAAAGCGTAGGATTTATGGAGAGTCAAAAAATGTGTCGTTATGA